In the genome of Armatimonadota bacterium, the window CCCACGAGCCGCCCGCCCGCTGCACCGTGGCCACCATCAGGTCCTGGGCCTGCGGGCTCAGGGTCACCACCGCGGCCCGTTCCGCGCCCAGACTGTGCCGGGCGATCTCCACCAACCGCCGCAGCACGCCCTCCGGGCTCCCGTCCGCGGGCACGAGGTCCCGCAGCTGCTGGAGCGGCCGCAGCACCGCGAGCTGTGCCTCCTCCCGGAAGGCCCGGTGCGTCCGCACCGCGGAGAGCACCTCCTCCGCGAGGGCCCTCCCCGTGGCAGGCGGGGCCAGCAATCCCCGCGCGCCGCGCCGCACCGCCTCGGGCATCTGCTCAGGAGCGGCCACGGCCACCACGGGGAGGTGCGGATACGTCCGGGCAAGCACCGATAGGGCCTCCAGGCCCTCCTCGCCCATGGCCGCCACGTCCACCGCGAGGGCGTCCGCTTCCTCGCTCAGAAGCGCGGCCCGGGCCGCGTCCAGGGTGGGAACCCAGCGGAAGGCCACGGGGGATCCGTCCTCCTCCGGGGGATCCGGCCTCAGCGCCACACACCGCAGCGGCTCCACGCAGACGCCTCCCACCCGTGGGATTGCAACTCCCGTGCCGTCCAGAAGATCAGGCGGCCCCGTCCAGCCGGATGTCCGCGGCGCCGATCCACTCGTCCTGGGTCAGGATGACGGCCCGGTGGATCACCGCCTCCAGCTCCCGCACGTTGCCGGGCCACGAATACTCCAGGAGCTTGCGCAGCGCCGCTTCCCGCAGACCCCGCACGGGCTTACCGGTCTGCTTGCGATACTTCTGCACGAAGAACTCCGCGAGCAGGGGCACGTCCTCCATCCGCTCCCGGAGAGGCGGAAGCCGCAGGGTCACCACGTTGAGCCGGTAGTACAGATCTTCCCGGAAGATCCCCTCCTGCACCATCCGGTGCAGGTCCCGGTTGGTGGCCGCCACCACCCGGCAGTCCACCTTGATGGGCCGGGTACCGCCCACCCGCTCCACCACCCGCTCCTGCAGCACCCGCAGCAGCTTCACCTGCATGCGGGGCGACATCTCGCCCACCTCGTCCAGGAAGATGGTGCCCCCGTGGGCCTGCTCGAACTTCCCCGGCCGGGAAGAGAGCGCGTGCGTGTAGGCACCCTTCTCGTGGCCGAAGATCTCCGTCTCCAGCAGGGTCTCGGGAATGGCGCCGCAGTGCATCACCACGAGCGGCCCGCTGGCCCGGCGGCTCTGCAGGTGGATGGACCGGGCCACCAGCTCCTTCCCCGTGCCGCTCTCCCCCACCAGCAGCACCGTGGCGTCCGTGGGCGCCACGATGGAGGCCACCCGCAGGACCTCCAGCATGGCGGGGCTCGTCCCCACCACCCCGTCGAACCGGTACGCCCGGGCTAGGTCCGCCTGCAACCGGGCCCGCTCCTCCCGCAGCCGCCGGTCCTGCGCCAACTCCAGCACCCGGACGAAAAGCCGCTCCTCCCACCCGGGCCCCGTGAGGAAGTCCAGGGCGCCGTGGCGCACCGCGGCGACCGCCTCCTCCACGGTGCCCGTGGGGTGCACCACGAGCACCGGGCAACCCGGGAAGGCGGCCACCAGTTCCGGGACGGCCTTCGGATCCGCGGTGACCACCACGTGAGCCCCGCCCGGATCCATCTCCCGGCCCACCCGGACGCTCGCCCCCTCCTGCTCGAGCCGGGCCCCCACGGCTCCCAGCAGGCCCTGTCCGCCGTCCACCAAGAGGACGTTTAAG includes:
- a CDS encoding sigma-54 dependent transcriptional regulator, translating into MRAAAITSAAESFASPLRGLNVLLVDGGQGLLGAVGARLEQEGASVRVGREMDPGGAHVVVTADPKAVPELVAAFPGCPVLVVHPTGTVEEAVAAVRHGALDFLTGPGWEERLFVRVLELAQDRRLREERARLQADLARAYRFDGVVGTSPAMLEVLRVASIVAPTDATVLLVGESGTGKELVARSIHLQSRRASGPLVVMHCGAIPETLLETEIFGHEKGAYTHALSSRPGKFEQAHGGTIFLDEVGEMSPRMQVKLLRVLQERVVERVGGTRPIKVDCRVVAATNRDLHRMVQEGIFREDLYYRLNVVTLRLPPLRERMEDVPLLAEFFVQKYRKQTGKPVRGLREAALRKLLEYSWPGNVRELEAVIHRAVILTQDEWIGAADIRLDGAA